The Oncorhynchus mykiss isolate Arlee chromosome 28, USDA_OmykA_1.1, whole genome shotgun sequence genome includes a window with the following:
- the casp8 gene encoding caspase-8 isoform X3, with protein MIPDVSPVQVDVAVRSGQGIQCVMDLRLLSRIDEELDSSEVAALCFLCRDVLNRKRLETVEDGRGLFLRLQEKSLLEDHYFLSQLLSVIGRLDLHRLLETDSRQPEQTAHTQTDACPALSQYRRMLYKVSEDVTKENLTKIKFLLSDKLPRGRLDPCTTALEVLCEMERQDLLTEDRLDELQRILEECDTQLAHTVQQHREARGSVSRQEYSVQPISNQEQQLSSPQSLQSLSISETRPNCERGQRIRLYSDAMTETQPGSGPDQVTTSPTQSCKTSEMEHYSMTCNPRGTCLIINNYHFMGFSGLTDRPGTEQDEKALHNVFSRLGFKVEVCSDLTEKTMLGAVEELGGRSHIQADALACQGKGFQRGALFIPSIRQREGRYEADAGAIESIPWDADFLIGMATVEECKSFRNTKEGSIYIQELCKQLEWGADRGEDILSVLTRVNREVSRGVYRDSKQMPEPKYTLTKKLFLPYF; from the exons atgatccctgatgtaag CCCTGTGCAAGTGGATGTTGCAGTGCGGTCTGGTCAGGGGATCCAGTGTGTGATGGACCTGCGCCTGCTGTCTCGTATCGATGAGGAGCTGGACTCCTCTGAGGTGGCTGCCCTGTGCTTCCTGTGCAGAGATGTGCTCAATAGGAAACGCCTGGAGACG GTGGAGGATGGGCGTGGCCTGTTCCTGAGGCTGCAGGAGAAAAGCCTGCTGGAGGACCACTACTTCCTGTCCCAACTCCTCTCTGTCATTGGTCGACTGGACCTTCACCGCCTCCTGGAGACCGACAGCAGACAGCCGGAGCAAACGGCCCACACCCAGACAGACGCATGCCCTGCCCTCTCACAGTACAG gaggatGTTGTATAAGGTCTCAGAAGATGTAACTAAGGAGAATCTCACTAAGATTAAGTTTTTGCTGAGTGACAAACTGCCCAGAGGACGACTGGATCCCTGCACT ACTGCTCTGGAGGTGCTGtgtgagatggagaggcaggaccTGCTGACAGAGGACAGACTGGATGAGCTACAGAGGATACTGGAGGAGTGTGACACACAGCTGGCCCACACAGTACAGCAGCATAGAGAAG CAAGGGGCAGTGTGTCACGGCAGGAGTACTCtgttcagccaatcagcaaccaGGAACAGCAACTCAGCTCCCCTCAGTCACTACAGAGCCTGTCTATATCAGAGACACGGCCCAACt GTGAGCGTGGGCAACGCATAAGGTTGTACTCTGATGCAATGACGGAAACTCAGCCTGGGTCTGGGCCTGACCAGGTGACCACTTCACCGACGCAATCCTGTAAGACCTCTGAG ATGGAGCACTATTCCATGACCTGTAATCCTCGGGGGACGTGCTTAATCATCAATAACTACCACTTCATGGGATTTTCAGGtctgacagacagaccaggaacTGAGCAGGACGAGA aggcTCTGCATAATGTGTTCTCCAGGTTGGGGTTTAAAGTGGAAGTGTGTAGTGACCTGACAGAGAAGACCATGTTGGGTGCGGTAGAGGAGCTTGGAGGGCGGAGTCACATACAGGCAGACGCTCTG GCCTGCCAGGGGAAGGGCTTCCAGCGAGGGGCCCTATTCATCCCCTCCataaggcagagagaggggcGGTATGAGGCAGACGCCGGCGCCATCGAGTCCATTCCCTGGGATGCAGACTTCCTGATCGGTATGGCAACAGTAGAGGAGTGCAAGTCATTCCGAAACACTAAGGAAGGTTCCATCTACATCCAGGAGCTCTGCAAACAGCTGGAGTGGGGAGCGGACAG
- the casp8 gene encoding caspase 8, apoptosis-related cysteine peptidase (The RefSeq protein has 1 substitution compared to this genomic sequence) yields MDLRLLSRIDEELDSSEVAALCFLCRDVLNRKRLETVEDGRGLFLRLQEKSLLEDHYFLSQLLSVIGRLDLHRLLETDSRQPEQTAHTQTDACPALSQYRRMLYKVSEDVTKENLTKMKFLLSDKLPRGRLDPCTTALEVLCEMERQDLLTEDRLDELQRILEECDTQLAHTVQQHREARGSVSRQEYSVQPISNQEQQLSSPQSLQSLSISETRPNCERGQRIRLYSDAMTETQPGSGPDQVTTSPTQSCKTSEMEHYSMTCNPRGTCLIINNYHFMGFSGLTDRPGTEQDEKALHNVFSRLGFKVEVCSDLTEKTMLGAVEELGGRSHIQADALVVCVLSHGEKGCVLGTDGGEVPIRSLTQPFTSKQCPSLMGKPKLFFIQACQGKGFQRGALFIPSIRQREGRYEADAGAIESIPWDADFLIGMATVEECKSFRNTKEGSIYIQELCKQLEWGADRGEDILSVLTRVNREVSRGVYRDSKQMPEPKYTLTKKLFLPYF; encoded by the exons ATGGACCTGCGCCTGCTGTCTCGTATCGATGAGGAGCTGGACTCCTCTGAGGTGGCTGCCCTGTGCTTCCTGTGCAGAGATGTGCTCAATAGGAAACGCCTGGAGACG GTGGAGGATGGGCGTGGCCTGTTCCTGAGGCTGCAGGAGAAAAGCCTGCTGGAGGACCACTACTTCCTGTCCCAACTCCTCTCTGTCATTGGTCGACTGGACCTTCACCGCCTCCTGGAGACCGACAGCAGACAGCCGGAGCAAACGGCCCACACCCAGACAGACGCATGCCCTGCCCTCTCACAGTACAG gaggatGTTGTATAAGGTCTCAGAAGATGTAACTAAGGAGAATCTCACTAAGATTAAGTTTTTGCTGAGTGACAAACTGCCCAGAGGACGACTGGATCCCTGCACT ACTGCTCTGGAGGTGCTGtgtgagatggagaggcaggaccTGCTGACAGAGGACAGACTGGATGAGCTACAGAGGATACTGGAGGAGTGTGACACACAGCTGGCCCACACAGTACAGCAGCATAGAGAAG CAAGGGGCAGTGTGTCACGGCAGGAGTACTCtgttcagccaatcagcaaccaGGAACAGCAACTCAGCTCCCCTCAGTCACTACAGAGCCTGTCTATATCAGAGACACGGCCCAACt GTGAGCGTGGGCAACGCATAAGGTTGTACTCTGATGCAATGACGGAAACTCAGCCTGGGTCTGGGCCTGACCAGGTGACCACTTCACCGACGCAATCCTGTAAGACCTCTGAG ATGGAGCACTATTCCATGACCTGTAATCCTCGGGGGACGTGCTTAATCATCAATAACTACCACTTCATGGGATTTTCAGGtctgacagacagaccaggaacTGAGCAGGACGAGA aggcTCTGCATAATGTGTTCTCCAGGTTGGGGTTTAAAGTGGAAGTGTGTAGTGACCTGACAGAGAAGACCATGTTGGGTGCGGTAGAGGAGCTTGGAGGGCGGAGTCACATACAGGCAGACGCTCTG GTGGTGTGTGTGCTGTCCCATGGGGAGAAGGGTTGTGTGCTTGGGACAGATGGGGGGGAGGTGCCCATTCGCTCCCTCACACAACCCTTCACCAGCAAGCAGTGCCCTTCTCTGATGGGCAAACCCAAACTGTTCTTCATCCAGGCCTGCCAGGGGAAGGGCTTCCAGCGAGGGGCCCTATTCATCCCCTCCataaggcagagagaggggcGGTATGAGGCAGACGCCGGCGCCATCGAGTCCATTCCCTGGGATGCAGACTTCCTGATCGGTATGGCAACAGTAGAGGAGTGCAAGTCATTCCGAAACACTAAGGAAGGTTCCATCTACATCCAGGAGCTCTGCAAACAGCTGGAGTGGGGAGCGGACAG
- the casp8 gene encoding caspase-8 isoform X1 → MIPDVSPVQVDVAVRSGQGIQCVMDLRLLSRIDEELDSSEVAALCFLCRDVLNRKRLETVEDGRGLFLRLQEKSLLEDHYFLSQLLSVIGRLDLHRLLETDSRQPEQTAHTQTDACPALSQYRRMLYKVSEDVTKENLTKIKFLLSDKLPRGRLDPCTTALEVLCEMERQDLLTEDRLDELQRILEECDTQLAHTVQQHREARGSVSRQEYSVQPISNQEQQLSSPQSLQSLSISETRPNCERGQRIRLYSDAMTETQPGSGPDQVTTSPTQSCKTSEMEHYSMTCNPRGTCLIINNYHFMGFSGLTDRPGTEQDEKALHNVFSRLGFKVEVCSDLTEKTMLGAVEELGGRSHIQADALVVCVLSHGEKGCVLGTDGGEVPIRSLTQPFTSKQCPSLMGKPKLFFIQACQGKGFQRGALFIPSIRQREGRYEADAGAIESIPWDADFLIGMATVEECKSFRNTKEGSIYIQELCKQLEWGADRGEDILSVLTRVNREVSRGVYRDSKQMPEPKYTLTKKLFLPYF, encoded by the exons atgatccctgatgtaag CCCTGTGCAAGTGGATGTTGCAGTGCGGTCTGGTCAGGGGATCCAGTGTGTGATGGACCTGCGCCTGCTGTCTCGTATCGATGAGGAGCTGGACTCCTCTGAGGTGGCTGCCCTGTGCTTCCTGTGCAGAGATGTGCTCAATAGGAAACGCCTGGAGACG GTGGAGGATGGGCGTGGCCTGTTCCTGAGGCTGCAGGAGAAAAGCCTGCTGGAGGACCACTACTTCCTGTCCCAACTCCTCTCTGTCATTGGTCGACTGGACCTTCACCGCCTCCTGGAGACCGACAGCAGACAGCCGGAGCAAACGGCCCACACCCAGACAGACGCATGCCCTGCCCTCTCACAGTACAG gaggatGTTGTATAAGGTCTCAGAAGATGTAACTAAGGAGAATCTCACTAAGATTAAGTTTTTGCTGAGTGACAAACTGCCCAGAGGACGACTGGATCCCTGCACT ACTGCTCTGGAGGTGCTGtgtgagatggagaggcaggaccTGCTGACAGAGGACAGACTGGATGAGCTACAGAGGATACTGGAGGAGTGTGACACACAGCTGGCCCACACAGTACAGCAGCATAGAGAAG CAAGGGGCAGTGTGTCACGGCAGGAGTACTCtgttcagccaatcagcaaccaGGAACAGCAACTCAGCTCCCCTCAGTCACTACAGAGCCTGTCTATATCAGAGACACGGCCCAACt GTGAGCGTGGGCAACGCATAAGGTTGTACTCTGATGCAATGACGGAAACTCAGCCTGGGTCTGGGCCTGACCAGGTGACCACTTCACCGACGCAATCCTGTAAGACCTCTGAG ATGGAGCACTATTCCATGACCTGTAATCCTCGGGGGACGTGCTTAATCATCAATAACTACCACTTCATGGGATTTTCAGGtctgacagacagaccaggaacTGAGCAGGACGAGA aggcTCTGCATAATGTGTTCTCCAGGTTGGGGTTTAAAGTGGAAGTGTGTAGTGACCTGACAGAGAAGACCATGTTGGGTGCGGTAGAGGAGCTTGGAGGGCGGAGTCACATACAGGCAGACGCTCTG GTGGTGTGTGTGCTGTCCCATGGGGAGAAGGGTTGTGTGCTTGGGACAGATGGGGGGGAGGTGCCCATTCGCTCCCTCACACAACCCTTCACCAGCAAGCAGTGCCCTTCTCTGATGGGCAAACCCAAACTGTTCTTCATCCAGGCCTGCCAGGGGAAGGGCTTCCAGCGAGGGGCCCTATTCATCCCCTCCataaggcagagagaggggcGGTATGAGGCAGACGCCGGCGCCATCGAGTCCATTCCCTGGGATGCAGACTTCCTGATCGGTATGGCAACAGTAGAGGAGTGCAAGTCATTCCGAAACACTAAGGAAGGTTCCATCTACATCCAGGAGCTCTGCAAACAGCTGGAGTGGGGAGCGGACAG
- the casp8 gene encoding caspase-8 isoform X2: protein MDLRLLSRIDEELDSSEVAALCFLCRDVLNRKRLETVEDGRGLFLRLQEKSLLEDHYFLSQLLSVIGRLDLHRLLETDSRQPEQTAHTQTDACPALSQYRRMLYKVSEDVTKENLTKIKFLLSDKLPRGRLDPCTTALEVLCEMERQDLLTEDRLDELQRILEECDTQLAHTVQQHREARGSVSRQEYSVQPISNQEQQLSSPQSLQSLSISETRPNCERGQRIRLYSDAMTETQPGSGPDQVTTSPTQSCKTSEMEHYSMTCNPRGTCLIINNYHFMGFSGLTDRPGTEQDEKALHNVFSRLGFKVEVCSDLTEKTMLGAVEELGGRSHIQADALVVCVLSHGEKGCVLGTDGGEVPIRSLTQPFTSKQCPSLMGKPKLFFIQACQGKGFQRGALFIPSIRQREGRYEADAGAIESIPWDADFLIGMATVEECKSFRNTKEGSIYIQELCKQLEWGADRGEDILSVLTRVNREVSRGVYRDSKQMPEPKYTLTKKLFLPYF from the exons ATGGACCTGCGCCTGCTGTCTCGTATCGATGAGGAGCTGGACTCCTCTGAGGTGGCTGCCCTGTGCTTCCTGTGCAGAGATGTGCTCAATAGGAAACGCCTGGAGACG GTGGAGGATGGGCGTGGCCTGTTCCTGAGGCTGCAGGAGAAAAGCCTGCTGGAGGACCACTACTTCCTGTCCCAACTCCTCTCTGTCATTGGTCGACTGGACCTTCACCGCCTCCTGGAGACCGACAGCAGACAGCCGGAGCAAACGGCCCACACCCAGACAGACGCATGCCCTGCCCTCTCACAGTACAG gaggatGTTGTATAAGGTCTCAGAAGATGTAACTAAGGAGAATCTCACTAAGATTAAGTTTTTGCTGAGTGACAAACTGCCCAGAGGACGACTGGATCCCTGCACT ACTGCTCTGGAGGTGCTGtgtgagatggagaggcaggaccTGCTGACAGAGGACAGACTGGATGAGCTACAGAGGATACTGGAGGAGTGTGACACACAGCTGGCCCACACAGTACAGCAGCATAGAGAAG CAAGGGGCAGTGTGTCACGGCAGGAGTACTCtgttcagccaatcagcaaccaGGAACAGCAACTCAGCTCCCCTCAGTCACTACAGAGCCTGTCTATATCAGAGACACGGCCCAACt GTGAGCGTGGGCAACGCATAAGGTTGTACTCTGATGCAATGACGGAAACTCAGCCTGGGTCTGGGCCTGACCAGGTGACCACTTCACCGACGCAATCCTGTAAGACCTCTGAG ATGGAGCACTATTCCATGACCTGTAATCCTCGGGGGACGTGCTTAATCATCAATAACTACCACTTCATGGGATTTTCAGGtctgacagacagaccaggaacTGAGCAGGACGAGA aggcTCTGCATAATGTGTTCTCCAGGTTGGGGTTTAAAGTGGAAGTGTGTAGTGACCTGACAGAGAAGACCATGTTGGGTGCGGTAGAGGAGCTTGGAGGGCGGAGTCACATACAGGCAGACGCTCTG GTGGTGTGTGTGCTGTCCCATGGGGAGAAGGGTTGTGTGCTTGGGACAGATGGGGGGGAGGTGCCCATTCGCTCCCTCACACAACCCTTCACCAGCAAGCAGTGCCCTTCTCTGATGGGCAAACCCAAACTGTTCTTCATCCAGGCCTGCCAGGGGAAGGGCTTCCAGCGAGGGGCCCTATTCATCCCCTCCataaggcagagagaggggcGGTATGAGGCAGACGCCGGCGCCATCGAGTCCATTCCCTGGGATGCAGACTTCCTGATCGGTATGGCAACAGTAGAGGAGTGCAAGTCATTCCGAAACACTAAGGAAGGTTCCATCTACATCCAGGAGCTCTGCAAACAGCTGGAGTGGGGAGCGGACAG
- the casp8 gene encoding caspase-8 isoform X4, producing the protein MIPDVSPVQVDVAVRSGQGIQCVMDLRLLSRIDEELDSSEVAALCFLCRDVLNRKRLETVEDGRGLFLRLQEKSLLEDHYFLSQLLSVIGRLDLHRLLETDSRQPEQTAHTQTDACPALSQYRRMLYKVSEDVTKENLTKIKFLLSDKLPRGRLDPCTTALEVLCEMERQDLLTEDRLDELQRILEECDTQLAHTVQQHREARGSVSRQEYSVQPISNQEQQLSSPQSLQSLSISETRPNCERGQRIRLYSDAMTETQPGSGPDQVTTSPTQSCKTSEMEHYSMTCNPRGTCLIINNYHFMGFSGLTDRPGTEQDEKALHNVFSRLGFKVEVCSDLTEKTMLGAVEELGGRSHIQADALVVCVLSHGEKGCVLGTDGGEVPIRSLTQPFTSKQCPSLMGKPKLFFIQACQGKGFQRGALFIPSIRQREGRYEADAGAIESIPWDADFLIEGRIFCRC; encoded by the exons atgatccctgatgtaag CCCTGTGCAAGTGGATGTTGCAGTGCGGTCTGGTCAGGGGATCCAGTGTGTGATGGACCTGCGCCTGCTGTCTCGTATCGATGAGGAGCTGGACTCCTCTGAGGTGGCTGCCCTGTGCTTCCTGTGCAGAGATGTGCTCAATAGGAAACGCCTGGAGACG GTGGAGGATGGGCGTGGCCTGTTCCTGAGGCTGCAGGAGAAAAGCCTGCTGGAGGACCACTACTTCCTGTCCCAACTCCTCTCTGTCATTGGTCGACTGGACCTTCACCGCCTCCTGGAGACCGACAGCAGACAGCCGGAGCAAACGGCCCACACCCAGACAGACGCATGCCCTGCCCTCTCACAGTACAG gaggatGTTGTATAAGGTCTCAGAAGATGTAACTAAGGAGAATCTCACTAAGATTAAGTTTTTGCTGAGTGACAAACTGCCCAGAGGACGACTGGATCCCTGCACT ACTGCTCTGGAGGTGCTGtgtgagatggagaggcaggaccTGCTGACAGAGGACAGACTGGATGAGCTACAGAGGATACTGGAGGAGTGTGACACACAGCTGGCCCACACAGTACAGCAGCATAGAGAAG CAAGGGGCAGTGTGTCACGGCAGGAGTACTCtgttcagccaatcagcaaccaGGAACAGCAACTCAGCTCCCCTCAGTCACTACAGAGCCTGTCTATATCAGAGACACGGCCCAACt GTGAGCGTGGGCAACGCATAAGGTTGTACTCTGATGCAATGACGGAAACTCAGCCTGGGTCTGGGCCTGACCAGGTGACCACTTCACCGACGCAATCCTGTAAGACCTCTGAG ATGGAGCACTATTCCATGACCTGTAATCCTCGGGGGACGTGCTTAATCATCAATAACTACCACTTCATGGGATTTTCAGGtctgacagacagaccaggaacTGAGCAGGACGAGA aggcTCTGCATAATGTGTTCTCCAGGTTGGGGTTTAAAGTGGAAGTGTGTAGTGACCTGACAGAGAAGACCATGTTGGGTGCGGTAGAGGAGCTTGGAGGGCGGAGTCACATACAGGCAGACGCTCTG GTGGTGTGTGTGCTGTCCCATGGGGAGAAGGGTTGTGTGCTTGGGACAGATGGGGGGGAGGTGCCCATTCGCTCCCTCACACAACCCTTCACCAGCAAGCAGTGCCCTTCTCTGATGGGCAAACCCAAACTGTTCTTCATCCAGGCCTGCCAGGGGAAGGGCTTCCAGCGAGGGGCCCTATTCATCCCCTCCataaggcagagagaggggcGGTATGAGGCAGACGCCGGCGCCATCGAGTCCATTCCCTGGGATGCAGACTTCCTGATCG
- the si:ch73-71c20.5 gene encoding DUF4748 domain-containing protein produces MPKPTPLLHNKMAAPCRKLARSVMFKGLCQIPGRSLWTQRCPVKLQALRCIPPRCLTRLYQPLTTTRSTLISTKTEQPRSTDQQKTTDTQKEQKKETEEEEEEQGPAYIPTRKAKNPMMKIGYAWMIGLPAGIIGFILTKREVDKNRLKQLRIRQRMNRSNEGEYEGSRYRNHRLD; encoded by the exons ATGCCCAAGCCGACTCCACTTTTACATAACAAGATGGCGGCGCCCTGTAGGAAGCTTGCGAGGTCGGTGATGTTTAAAG GTTTGTGTCAGATTCCAGGCCGGTCATTATGGACACAGAGGTGCCCGGTCAAGTTACAGGCTCTGAGGTGCATTCCTCCCCGGTGTCTCACCCGACTCTACCAGCCACTGACCACCACCAGGTCAACACTGATCAGCACCAAAACAGAACAGCCGAGAAGCACCGATCAGCAGAAAACGACTGACACGCAGAAAGAGCAAAAGAAAGagactgaggaggaagaggaggagcagggaCCAGCGTACATCCCCACGAGAAAGGCCAAGAACCCCATGATGAAGATCGGATATGCCTG GATGATAGGTCTCCCTGCAGGAATAATAGGGTTCATCCTGACCAAGAGAGAGGTGGATAAGAACCGCCTGAAGCAGCTGAGGATTCGCCAGCGGATGAACCGGTCCAATGAAGGAGAATACGAGGGCAGTCGCTACCGCAACCACAGACTGGACTGA